Genomic window (Acidobacteriota bacterium):
GGCGGCTCGTTGACTTCCCTGCCCATCATCGAAACGCAGGCCGGCGACGTCTCGGCCTACATTCCCACCAACGTGATCTCCATCACCGATGGACAAATTTATCTGGAAGCCGACCTGTTCAACTCCGGCAACCGCCCGGCCATCAACGTGGGACTCTCCGTCTCGCGCGTCGGCGGCAACGCGCAGATTAAGGCCATGAAGCAGGTGGCTGGAACGTTGCGCCTCGATCTCGCTCAGTATCGCGAGCTGGCGGCGTTCGCGCAGTTCGGCTCCGACCTCGACAAGGCCACGCAGGGTCAGCTCAACCGTGGTCGTCGCCTCGTCGAATTACTCAAGCAGGATCAGTATGTCCCGCTGCCAGTGGCCAAGCAGGTACTCACCGTCTTCGCTGGCACCAACGGCTTCGTGGACGAAATTCCGGTGGAGGATGTCCGCCGTTTTGAAGCCGGCCTATTCCGCCACGTGGATAACACCGCTCCATCGCTGTGGCAGAAGGTCGCCACAAAGAAGACCATCGACGACGAGATCAAGGCCGAGTTCACGCGCCTGATAACCGAGTTTAAGCAGCGCTTCCTGGCCGAACAAGCCGCCCCGGCCGCGAAGTAACGATCCGCGCGAACAGTGCCGCGCGCGTCAGCAAGCGGGCCAATGGAACGACCAGGCAACTTTTGTAAACCGCTGGATTTTTGGAAACTGCTCGAAAGGTGATCGGAACAAAACGCGATGCCCAGTTTGATTGACATGCGTCGGCGCATCCGCTCGGTGCGCAACACGCAGCAGATCACCAAAGCCATGAAGATGATCTCGGCGGCGCGTCTGCGCAAGGCGCAAGAGCGCGCTTTCAACGCGCGTCCCTACGCCGGACTGCTGCGTGAAGTGCTGGCGAGCCTCGCCGGACGTTCCGAGAACATCCAGCATCCGCTGCTGACCGAACGCCCGCAGGAACGCATCACCGTCCTGGTGCTCACTGGGGACCGCGGGCTGTGCGGCGGATTCAACACCAATATCCTGCGCGCCACCGAGCGCTTTCTCGCCGAGCACTTCGATAAACAGATTGAAGTGATCCCCATTGGGCGCAAAGGCCGCGACTATCTGAAGCGGCGCGTGAACGTCGTGCAGGAATACACCGGCATCTACGCGAAGCTCGCTTACAGCGACGCCAAGACCATCGCCAGCCAGTTGATCTCCGCGTACTCGGAAGGCACGACCGACGGCGTATACATAATCTACAACGAGTTCAAGAGTGTCATCTCTCAAAAACTGACCGTGACGCAATTGCTGCCCCTAAAGACCCTCCAACCAGACGCCGGAGCAGTGTCCGAACAATCTGCGCAATCTGCGACCCAAGCCACAGATAGTTCTGGTACCACTGACTACCTCTACGAACAGCCGCCGCAGGAACTGCTCGCCACCCTGCTGCCACGCAATGTGGAAGTGCAAATTTTCGGTTCGCTGCTGGAGTCCAACGCCGCCGAGCACGCCGCGCGCATGACCGCCATGGACGCGGCCACCTCCGCCGCCGGCGACATGATCGAAAGCCTCACCCTGACCATGAACCGCATCCGCCAGGCCGCCATCACCAAGGAAATCATCGAGATCGTCAGCGGCGCCGCCGCGATCTAAAACACGGGCATTAGGGATTGGGTGTTGGGGATTAGGGGAAATGCGTTTCTAGTCGGGCCAAGGACTTTGCCAGGACCGTTATCAGGCGATTAAGCATCTTCCCGATCACTTCGATTTCTCCACCTATTAGATCGAATTGCTCTGCTCGTATGTCCCCAAGTTCTTTCGCCACGATTAAGTGCGTTTCCAATTCATAAAGTGATCCCCGCGCAATCCGGAGGAACTAGGTATATTCCTTTCGGCTGCCTCGCCCCCATCCCTCCGCAACATTTGCCGGAACTGAGGTGGCTGCCCGCTATGTTTGGCTAGTCAGTCCGTAACGCTTTTCTGGGTTGTAGCAGCGCGTGAGTTCATAAATTTCTTTCACCAGCACAATTGATCGCTTCCACACATCCAATTCCTTGTAACTGCTAATCGCCATTCGACCGTCTCCTTTCCGCCCCTAACCCCCAACCCCCCAAACCTAACCCCCAAGAAACTCTCGCAACTCCACCTCGCTCACCACGCCTTCGCGGATCAAACGCCAGGCAGGCGTGGTCAGGTCAATGGTGGTGGCGGTGGGGACGGCGGCATAGGGGTAGGGCGAGGCGGGAGCGGGGAGCGGGGACAGGGTGGGTGTGTCGATGATGAGGGAGTCGGAGAGTTGCACGCTCTCGACGCGCGGCGCCGATTCGGAGGTCTCGGCTTCAAAGATCAGCGAGACGGAGTCGCCGAGCGCGAGACTGGTTTCGGCAGCGGTCCCGCAGGTGGAGTGGCCGGAGATGTTGGCGCTGGTGGCGATCAGCGGCGTGCCCATCTCGGCGAGCAGCGCCGCGGCGATGGCGCTCTTCGGCTGGCGCAGGCTCAACCGGCGCGTGTTGCCCGTGGCCTTCAGCGGCACCGTGCCGCCCGCCTCGACAATCATGCTGAGCGGCCCCGGCCAATAGCGGTGCGCCAGCAGATAGAAGATGGACGGCAGATGCTGCGCCATCTCCGCCGCCTGATCGATGGAGGCGACAAACATGGGCAGTGAGCGGTCGTGCGGGCGGCTCTTGGCGCGATAGACGCGGCTGACGGCGGACAGGTTGAAGGGGTCAGCGATCAGGCAGTAAAGCGTGTCGGTGGGGATGGCGATGATCTCGCCGCGACGGATGCGTGCGGCGGCCATTGCAATTTTATCGGGCTCGGGCGCTTCGCCCGGGCGGGGCCACCGAATGGGAATGATCTCAGCCAAGCGCAGCACCTCGCATTTCAACAGCACGCGAGGTTATCACGCAGCACGAAGACGCGTCAACGGAAGGCGGATTCGGGTAGTAGGCTACTTTGAATCTCTGTTTTCAAAATGAAAGAGAGGGATTAGTCCGTGCCCTCTCTCCAGGCTTTGCAACTTTGCATCTCGGTGGTCACTGTCAATCTTGAACGTGCTGCTTTTGACAGCAGCTTTCTCCTTCTCCAAGTCCGAGATTTCCATGAAGTAAAGTATCGAGTTTCCGTCCTCGCTAAGAAAGCACGCTTCCGTTATGACACCTTCATTCTTGAGAGCTTGGATGACCTCTTCGGAGCGATTTTCTAGTTGCTCGCACCAGTCTAGCCAAATCTGCTTCTTGTCCGGCTGGAACTTCATTTGGACTAATCGCACGTTCGACATTAGTTCACTCCTTTACGCTGCTCTTTCTTCTCTCCGCTCTTCGTATTCTTCCCAAAGAGCAACGAGGTCTGATACTTCCCACAGCTTAGGTTTTCGACTCTACACTGACAGCCGCAAGAGTTTCGCAGCGGTTTCCCCCAGTATGGCGCGCTTGTCGGCGTCGCTTAAGGACGGCGTGCTCAGGATGTGGTCCACCGATTCGCTGGTCCAGCCGAACGGATGGTCGGTGCCCATCACGATCTGACTCGCGCCCGCTTCGGCGACAAGATGGCGCAGTTGCTCGGCGGTGAAGACGAGCGAGTCGTAGTAAATCTGCTTGAGGTAGGCGCTGGGCGGCTGCTTCACGGGCTTGCAGG
Coding sequences:
- the atpG gene encoding ATP synthase F1 subunit gamma: MPSLIDMRRRIRSVRNTQQITKAMKMISAARLRKAQERAFNARPYAGLLREVLASLAGRSENIQHPLLTERPQERITVLVLTGDRGLCGGFNTNILRATERFLAEHFDKQIEVIPIGRKGRDYLKRRVNVVQEYTGIYAKLAYSDAKTIASQLISAYSEGTTDGVYIIYNEFKSVISQKLTVTQLLPLKTLQPDAGAVSEQSAQSATQATDSSGTTDYLYEQPPQELLATLLPRNVEVQIFGSLLESNAAEHAARMTAMDAATSAAGDMIESLTLTMNRIRQAAITKEIIEIVSGAAAI
- a CDS encoding Sua5/YciO/YrdC/YwlC family protein, which gives rise to MAEIIPIRWPRPGEAPEPDKIAMAAARIRRGEIIAIPTDTLYCLIADPFNLSAVSRVYRAKSRPHDRSLPMFVASIDQAAEMAQHLPSIFYLLAHRYWPGPLSMIVEAGGTVPLKATGNTRRLSLRQPKSAIAAALLAEMGTPLIATSANISGHSTCGTAAETSLALGDSVSLIFEAETSESAPRVESVQLSDSLIIDTPTLSPLPAPASPYPYAAVPTATTIDLTTPAWRLIREGVVSEVELREFLGG